CAATTTTTTATCATGCGGGATGTCCGGTTTGCAAAAGTGCAGAGCACGATATCATTTCACTTGCCGGTGAATCTAAAGTAGAAATCGTTCATCTGGGTGAAGACAAATACAGAATTGATGAAGCTGAAAAAGCAGGTGTAAAATCTGTACCCGCGCTGCTAACGACAAACGGTAATGTGTTACACATTAATTATGGTGCATCTATGCAAGATGTTAAGGGGTAATTCCCTAATTTTAAACTTGCCCTGTATACTTAGGTATCCTATATTTGCAGGGCAAGTTATTTTAACAAAGACACATGAAAAAATCTGTATTTGACCTGAAACATCAGAACAAGTCTGTTGACAGTAAGATTATTACCGGGCTGGAAAGAGTTTCACAAGCTTTCAGAGTATTACTATGGAATGAAAGCAAAGAGTTTTCCTTAAGTCCTATTCAGGTTCAAACTCTCATCTTTTTACTTTATCATAGCGAGGAAAAAAGAAAAATTAGTTATTTGGCTAAAGAATTCAATATGACCAAGGCAACCATAAGTGATATGGTAAAAGTACTTGAGAAAAAAGGCTTAATTAGTAAAGAAATTGGGCAACATGATACCAGAAGTTTTATCATTCATTTGACAGAAAATGGCAGTAAACTTGCGAAACAGACTTCATCATTTACTCAGGAAATCAAAACTCCTATTGATAAGCTGTCAATACAAGAAAAGGAAACCTTGCTGCTAAGCCTTATCAATATTATTCATCATCTGAACAAGACCGGTATAATTACTATACAGAGAATGTGTTTTACTTGTGTGTATTACAGCAAAAATACACAGGGGCACGAACATTTTTGCAGATTACTAGATAAAAAGCTTGAAACAAAAGAACTCAGAGTGGATTGTCCTGAACACTTACAACAAGAGTAGTAAAAAAAGTATTACAGGAGTCTCAACTTTTATTTTTTTAACTCCTTCCTGAATCAATACCTTAACCTGTCGGATATAACAAATCATAAACAAAATTAAATTTGATAGTTTTGTCATTTTAAGAACACTCATCAAATGATTTTATTGTTTTTATAAATATCAGATTTAATTCAACTTATGCAATATTACATATCGATGCTTCCGTCTAATAAATGTTTAAGTTGATCAGACAGCATAGCTCTAACATCATCCATTTCACCTTTAGAAACGTATTGTCTCATTACTTTTGAAACTGCTTTTATGGCTTTTTCTGCTTCTTCCACAGTTCCAAAATCAATTTCTGCTAATTTTCCACTTTTTTCTCTTAAATCAGCTATAAAGTCCTTTAAGGTGTTTTTTTGACCGGATTTACTGTATTTGATATTCCAGCCATCAACATATATGGCTTTTACATACATAGGCAACTGGGAAATAAGATGCAATGACTCATCCGGGCTAATCCTATCACGCAAGGTATGTAATACTGCGCGTAAGACCCTACCGGCACGCTCCCGATCTTTCGAATCTCCCAGCTCTTTTGCTAAGGCATTTATGAACTCATTG
The Chitinophagaceae bacterium DNA segment above includes these coding regions:
- a CDS encoding thioredoxin family protein, producing MSKSIFYHAGCPVCKSAEHDIISLAGESKVEIVHLGEDKYRIDEAEKAGVKSVPALLTTNGNVLHINYGASMQDVKG
- a CDS encoding MarR family transcriptional regulator, whose protein sequence is MKKSVFDLKHQNKSVDSKIITGLERVSQAFRVLLWNESKEFSLSPIQVQTLIFLLYHSEEKRKISYLAKEFNMTKATISDMVKVLEKKGLISKEIGQHDTRSFIIHLTENGSKLAKQTSSFTQEIKTPIDKLSIQEKETLLLSLINIIHHLNKTGIITIQRMCFTCVYYSKNTQGHEHFCRLLDKKLETKELRVDCPEHLQQE
- a CDS encoding DUF2267 domain-containing protein, whose product is MNFEKYSAKGNEFINALAKELGDSKDRERAGRVLRAVLHTLRDRISPDESLHLISQLPMYVKAIYVDGWNIKYSKSGQKNTLKDFIADLREKSGKLAEIDFGTVEEAEKAIKAVSKVMRQYVSKGEMDDVRAMLSDQLKHLLDGSIDM